In Nitrospirota bacterium, the DNA window TTCCCGGCATATTGAATCGCGCCAATCACACCAAGCATCAATAGGCCTATGGTGACGGCAATAATAGTTCTCCGACCAGGCTGCTTTCGCCCCAATGTCTTCATCTGTCCAGTGTTCATGTGGAGCTATCCTGCCCGCTATGATGCCTTGGCAGTCTTGAGATGCAGCTCCATCTGCACTCGTTCAAGCAGAAAACGTTTTAGGAGCTTCTGATAGGGAACATCGTGCTTGTTGGTCAACGCCTTGAGTTGATCCAGTAAAGATTTTGGCAGCCGGAGTGAAATCATCTCCGCCAACGGTTTGAACCGCGGGAAGATCCTCCTGCGGCTTTTCGAATCATCGAGATATGCCGTTGAGTCATGCGACGCCCAGAAGGCGGCTTCCTGCGCATCACTCTTGAAAGTCGGTCTCAGTTTTAACTTGCTCATGGTACATCCTCCCTTCCTTCGCACTCATGCCTCTGCTTGAAAT includes these proteins:
- a CDS encoding BrnA antitoxin family protein translates to MSKLKLRPTFKSDAQEAAFWASHDSTAYLDDSKSRRRIFPRFKPLAEMISLRLPKSLLDQLKALTNKHDVPYQKLLKRFLLERVQMELHLKTAKAS